TCGGCCAGGACGGGCCATATCGCGATCGGCCCGCCCACGATATCTCCTATCAGGCACTGGCCGGGTTTCTCTTTCGTCACGCCGAAAAGGGCTCGGTGGAGGATCCGGGAAGCATCGCGATCGGCGACCTTTCCTCGGGCATGTTCGCTGCCGTCGGCACGTTGGCGGCGCTATTCGAGCGCGCACGTACAGGAAGAGGAAAATACGTCGATGTCTCGATGACAGATGGCCTGGTGTCCTGGATGTCAGTGATGCTCGGTCCGGTGATGAATGGTGCGCCGCTCGCAGACATAGGGGCCGAGCCGGCCTATGGCGTCTTCAAGTGTGCCCATGGCCGTCTCCTTACTCTGTCGATTGCTCATGAAGACTGGTTCTGGCGGCCGCTATGCGACCTGCTCGGCATGCCTGATGCGGCCGGCTTCAATCGCGGCGAGCGGGTCGCGCGCGGCGATGCATTGCGAGGCAGGATCGCTGCCGTGCTGGCGACACGCGATCGCGACGATTGGGAGGAGAGGCTGGACGCTGCGGGTATTCCGTGGGGACCAGTGAACTCGCTGAGCGAGGTGGCCGCCGATCCGCACTTCCGCACGCGCGGGCTGTTCCGCGAGGTGGTAGATGGTAACGGCGAGCGGCGCCATCACGTGGCGCAGCCGCTGATTTTCTCCGGCGAGCATCCCGGGCCGCGCTCCGGCGTGCCTGG
Above is a genomic segment from Hyphomicrobiaceae bacterium containing:
- a CDS encoding CaiB/BaiF CoA-transferase family protein, with the translated sequence MSLPLAGIRVISLAEQYPGPYATLLLSDLGAEVILVERPGAGDPARQFPAFHGALNRGKQSVALDLKGVEGKLQLRRLVASADVLMEGFRPGTMARLGFGYDAMAQLNPRLVYVSISGFGQDGPYRDRPAHDISYQALAGFLFRHAEKGSVEDPGSIAIGDLSSGMFAAVGTLAALFERARTGRGKYVDVSMTDGLVSWMSVMLGPVMNGAPLADIGAEPAYGVFKCAHGRLLTLSIAHEDWFWRPLCDLLGMPDAAGFNRGERVARGDALRGRIAAVLATRDRDDWEERLDAAGIPWGPVNSLSEVAADPHFRTRGLFREVVDGNGERRHHVAQPLIFSGEHPGPRSGVPGLGEHTEQVLRSLPELKDQQAETRKGSNP